The genomic stretch AAAGTAATGGCAGAATCGCAGTTCAAATTTATCCAAATTCACAACTAGGTAACTCCAAGGAACAAGTCGAAGGTTTACAAACAGGGTCAATAGAGATGGTTGTTTTTCCAACCACATCTGTAACGGATTTCCAACCAATCTTTACTTTGCCTGATATTCCTTACCTTTTCCCAACTGATCAACAGAAACTATTAGAACTTTATAAAACGGATGAATTCAAAGCATTTATGGCTACAGGTGATGAAAAAGGTTTTAAGGCCTTAGCCACTTTGTTTGAGGGCTATTCAACCATCTCATCTAAGGATCCAGTAACTGAGGCAGATCAATTAAAAGATATGAAACTTCGAATCATTGGTAGTAACATTGCTAAGACTTACTATACAAACTTAGGCGTCCCGCCCAATGTTATTGCATTTTCCGAAGTTTATACTTCATTACAAACGGGTCGAATCAATTCATTAGATATCCCTATCTCTCAAATGTATGAAAATAAGTTCTATGAAGTCTGTGAAAACATGACAGAGACCAAACATTTTGCGTTGACAAGTTTTATAATGGTTAACAAAAATTGGTATGATGCTCTTCCTGAAGATCTCCAAAAAATTATTACTGATGGTGCAGAAGTGGCAGCACCTGCAGCAGCAGGTGTCGTTGACGATACAACTGCAAAAGCTAGAACTGACATGCCAGGTGTTCAATTCCTTCAACCTTCTGAGGATTTAGTTGAGAAACTTAAAGAGCAAACCAGCAAGATGGAAGAAGAGTACGTGAAAATAAATGGTGACAAGGGCAAGCAAATTCTAGATGGTATTAAGCAAGCGATTCAAGGACTAAATTAATTAAAAATTCTCATAGAGGGTTGGGAGTTCTTCATCCCAACCCTCTAAAATTAAGGAAGGAGTGACTACAATGGGTGATACTGCAAAAGACACTTCCAAATATAAAGTCCTTATTACCCTCGATAATCTCCAGACTAAGATTGAAAAGGGAGTAGTATCCTTAGGTCTCATATTTGCTACATTAATCTTATTTCTAAATATTTTGTATAGCGCTATTGCCGGAACAACAGTGCCTTGGGCATCCGAGATAACACAATACATTATGGTTTGGGTCATATTTATTGGGGCTAGCCTTCTGATGAGATCCACAGGACATGTAACCATGGATTTAATTGCGAGATTTATTTCAAAAAAAGTGGTCCTGTATTTGGATGTTTTTATTTACACTATTGTTTGTGTTTTTTTGGCTTATCTATCATATATTGGCTGGAATATGACTTTAGATGTGTATATGACTGGACAATCAATGTCCACCATCAACGCATCCATGGCATGGGTTTACCTAGGTTTCCCGGTTGGTGTATTTCTTATGGCTATTAATGCGCTAAAGCTTGTCGCTATTAAGTTAAGACAAGCAATGAGGGGGGAAATAACTTGACAACAGGTGTTTTTTTAGTAATATTGATGATTGCCTTGTTATTCATTGGTTTTCCTGTATTTGTAGCGCTGTCTATGCCTGCAACCTTGGCTGTTCTCTTATTTTTATCAGGTGTAGAACCGACCATTGTGGTTCAAAGGATGATTTCAGGAGTTAACTCCTTTACGTTATTAAGTCTTCCTCTGTTCGTTCTTTTGGCAGATATTATTGCTAGGGGCGTCATGGGCGATAAAATCATCAATATGACAAAGGATATGGTAGGCCATTTTAAAGGTGGGATTGCCATAACAGTAGTTCTTGCTTCTCTTGTTTTTGGTGCAATATCAGGGTCGGGAACAGCATCCATGTTAGCCTTGGGCAGTGTTTTTTTGGTCGCCTTACGGCAAGGAAATTATGATGATATTTTTTCGTATGGACTTATCAGTACTAGCAGTAGTCTATCTTCATTGATTCCCCCCGGAGTTGCAATGATTTTATATGCTACTATTACTGGAACATCAGTACAGGACGTGTTTTTAGTCGGACTGAGTATGGGTATAGTTTTCGGTGTCATCCTTGCTGCTTATGGTGTTTTTTATGCCATTAAAAATAAGATTCCCGTCATTGGTAAATTTAACGCCAGGGCTTGTTTAAAGAGCTTAAAAGAAGGTTTTTGGACCATTTTGGCACCAGTGCTTATTTTAGGTGGTATTTACGGAGGGTTTGTGACCCCCACTGAAGCTGCTGCTTTGGCCGTCGTATATGCCTTAGTCATCGAAGTGTTTGTATATCGCTCCTTTAAGCTTAAAGAGATATTTGGAATTGCTATTCAATCTGCTAAGACCAGCACTATGATTTTGGTTTTAATCTCTGCCGGAACAATTATGTCTTGGGTTATGACCATTGCGCAGATTCCGCAAACCGTTGGGCAGTTGCTCTTAAATGTCCCAGACTCCATGGTTTTACTCATTATTACCATAGTGTTTATTGTCTTAGGTATGTTTATTGATGGCTTCTCGGCAATGGTCATCATGGTGCCTATCCTCTTCCCCGTTATTCAAAGAATGGGAATGGATCCATCACTATTTGGCGTGCTGATTGTTTTAAACACTGCCATTGGAACCAATACTCCGCCCTTTGGTATTCACATCTTCGCTGGAGTGAGCAAATTCAATGTTAGCTATCTTACTATGGTAAGAGCACTTATGCCCTTTGTTATCCTTAGTTTGATAAGCTTGTTGATTTTCACATATATACCAGGAGTAGCTATGTGGTTGCCAAATCTATTGAAGCTTTTTTAGTTGAATTAGTAGGTAAACTCTAGATATCCAGCACCAGGAGAGGAGAGAGCTTTATGAAAAAATATAACATTGCGGTAATCCCTTTGGATGGAGTCGGTAAAGATGTGATTCCGTTGGGCGCCAAAGCAATGCAACTGGCACAGCAAATTCTTAGTGGCTTCGAATTGGATTTTCAATATTATGATGCAGGCGTCGAGTATGCAGTCAAAACCGGCAAGATGTGCGAGGAAAACCTAGGGGAAGAAGTTGCTAAGGCACATGCTATGCTCTGTGGTTCATCAGGTCACTATGATGTAGAAATGTCGAAATCTGAATATCCAGGATACAAGACTGGAATGCAAGTCCTTCAATTTTTACGCAGTGGTATGGGTAACAGTATTGGTTTGCGTCCTTTAAAATTACTAAAAGGCATTGACTGCCCGCTGAAAAATAAAGAAGAGATTGATGTGCTTCTTGTTCGTCAGCTTGCGGAGGGCTTTTATATTCGACCCGGTCATATGATTGGTGAGGATGCTGCTTATGATACTATCGTGGTCACTCGTAGCACCACAGAAAAATTTGCCGATGCTTGTTTTAAGTATGCTCGTGGACGCAATGGCCGTCGTAGTGACGGTAAAAGGATGGTGACCTTGGGAAATAAGCATGGAAATGTTACTTGTTTCGACTTCTATCGAAAGATTTTCACTGAAATCAGTGCAAATTATCCAGATATTGAATTGCATTTCACGCAAGTGGATGCTTTGGCGGAGCATCTTATTAAGGACCCGGATCGATTTGATGTCATCGCCTGTGAGAATATGATTGGCGATATTATTGGTGATATCGGAGCCTATATTACTGGCGGCATGGGTATTACTCCCACGGCAGATGTTGGAGGGGTGACTCCGCAGTTCCGACCGAACCATGGCACATTCCCACGTGCAGTGGGTAAGGGATTTGCTAATCCCTTTGCTAGCATCCTTACGGGTAGCCTATTGCTGGATACAATCGGTAATGATTGTGGCGATGACAACTTACGCATGGGTGCCAAACTCATCCAGAAGGCTGTGGAATATAACTTAACGACCGGTAGCCCCAAAACGAAAGATTTTGGAGGAAGTGCAAATACTTTCGAGGTGGCTGAAGCAGTATTCAAAGCAATGCAAGTAGTTAAATTTTAAGGTAAAGGGGAAATTGAAATGGTTAAAATTGAACATAACGTCCGCTATCAGGGTAGGCCTTCCAAGGTGGAGATGGAACGCCGTTGGAATCTAGCAAAGGAATTCATGAAAGAGCGCGGATTAGATTACGTTGTTACCCAAGCCAATGAAGGCGTGCTCTGCCAATATGTCCGCTGGTTTGCTGAGGTGCGTTCTCTTCATTACACTTACCTCCTTTTCGACAAAGACGGGGGTATGACCATGATTAGTCATGGAGGAACAGGTGGCAAAGCTGTACCATGGGAAGTTGGTCTAACCAATAACATTGCAATCCCTGTTTTCAATAATGCATGTTACGCCGATTCCTTTGGCGCTCAAAAAGCTGTGGAAGTCATCCAAAAGAAAGGCTGCAAAAAGCTTGGATTTATTGGAATGAACCTTATCACTGCAGGTTTCTACAATAACCTACTTAAGGGACTTCCAGGAGTTGAGACAGTCGATGTGACTGACGAGTTTGACTACCTAGTTGCTGTTAAATCAGAGGAAGAGATGAGCTTCTTGCAGGATGCCTGCGATTTACACGATGCTGCGGCTTATGCTATTCCTTCACTTGTGTACGCAGGACGCTTAGAGCGGGAGTTCGGTGCCGACCTTCATCGCCTAGCATTATTAATGGGTGCTGACGAATACCTTTCCAACCTTTTCGTTTGTTCGTCACGTCTTGCAGGACCTATGTATCATATTCATTATCAAAACAAGATTATTCAAGAGGGTGACGCTCTCAACGTATTGTTTGAGGTACCTAATCTTGTCGGATATTACGCAGATCTTCATCGTTATTTTAATGTTGGCACACCTGCTCCTGAGATGGTGGAGGTTATGGCAGCTGGAGAAGTACTTCAGGATTATCTGGCAGACCTTTGCCGACCAGGTGTTAGAGGGAAAGAAGTTTTCGCAGCCTGCAACGAATGGCTTACCAGGCATGGATTTGATCCTGAAATCCGTTTGTGCGGACATGGTCAAGGTTACGGGCTGGTAGAGCGCCCCTATTTTGATGCCTTTGATGACATGGTGCTCCAAGAAAACATGTATCTTGCTATCCATCCCACAGTAAAGGCTAAGGGTGCTTCTGTTCAGATTGGTGACAATTTCGTGGTAACTGCCGATGGAGCAAAACGTATGACCAAGCATCCGCGCGGATTAACAATTATTTAAGAATGAAGTTCTACAGCTCCACCTATTACATCTAGTAGGTGGAGCGAAATAACCCAGGATATCTTGATACGTTAAACATGGAAGGTTTACCACTGTAAGAATTTCGGGTTCAGAAAGGTAAACATATCCCTTAGTAAACGTTTGCTTTGCTGTGCCTAAAAATTCTCGGAAACTCCTAGAATTAGGACTCTATGTGAATTCTACGTGGCCTAGTTTATTTAACTTTTTAAAGAACTCAGATGTAAAGATATGATAATAATTTATAGGGAGTGTAACTTATGTACGACCTTCAGATCGTCAACGCAAAAATTGTAACTGAACAAGGTAAGATTGATGGCTGTATAACGATTAACAACGGAAAAATTGAGGCAATAAGCTCTACGCCTCTCGTCAACGCAAAGGAAACGATTGATGCTAAAGGACTTTTCGTTTTACCGGGATTTATTGATCAACACGTTCATTTTATGGATCTAGGGGAAAGCGAGCGTGAAGATTACATCCATGGTACTACCGCGGCTGCTATGGCTGGAGTGACAACGGTAATTGAGCATACTCATAGTCGCCCAATCCTTAAAGTTGAAGATTTCTCGAAGTATAAGGAATATTTTGAGCAAAGGGCTTTAGTCGATTTTGGCTTCGCAGCACATATATGGCCAGGTCAGTATGAGGAGTTAGAAAAGCTCTGGCAGGAAGGAGTATCTTATTTTAAGATGTTTACCTGCACCACACATGGTGTTCCTGGGCAAGATAATGCGAGCATCTATGGTGCTTTTTCAAAAGTTGCTTCTTTTGGTGGGAGCGTCTTAGTTCATTGTGAAGATGAAGCATTAACTGCAGAAAACGAAAAAATTCTTAAGGAAAACAATCGTGAAGATGGTCATGTGATTCAAGAATGGCGCTCCAAAGATGCTGAAGCTGTTTCGGTAGCCAATGTATGTTTTATTGCCAAAGAAACGGGAGCCCGTGTAACAATTGCCCATTTGAGTCATCCAGATGTAGTTCGTACAGTTCTGCAAGCAAAGGCAAGTGGCGCTAATGTTCTCTCAGAGATTTGCCCACAGTATTTATACCTCGAGGAAAATACTCTTGCAGAGAGGGGATCCTTTGGGAAGTTTACGCCACCGTCACGTTCAGCCCAAGAATCTGAGGAATTAATGGAACTGGTTGGTAATGGCGATCTCGATATTCTGGCTTCGGATCATGCTCCTTCAACAAAACAGCATAAAACTTCAGGATCAATATGGAAAACACCATTCGGACTACCGGGTATCGATACCACGAGTTCAGTAATGCTAACAGCGGTTAATAAAGGTAAACTTTCCTTAGAAAGATTTGTGCAAATGTATTCTGAGAATCCAGCGAAGGCTCTCGGTTTATACCCGAAAAAAGGATGTATTCGCGTGGGAGCAGATGCGGACCTAGTCTTAGTTGATATGGAAAGACAGTGGACTATTCAAGAGGATTCAATCCAGTCTAAAGCTAAATGGACGCCGTTCGAAGGTTTTGAATGCATCGGCAAGGCTGTCATGACGTTGTTAAGAGGTCAAGTCATTATGTCCGAGGGTCAATTACTAGGAAAACCTGGGGACGGAAAATACGTGAAGCGTGCTTAAAATATTCAAGTAGACATAACACTTCAAACCACGTCCCATAGCGGTAGGTGGTTTGAAGTATTATCTATAAGGAGGATGAAAAGCATGACTAAAAAAATAACAGTAATTGGATCTGGATTCACCGGTACTACAACCGCGTTTATGCTCGCCATGAAAGGGTTAGGAGATATCGTTTTACTGGATACGCCGTCAAAAGAGAATCCGACGAAGGGGAAAGCTCTGGACATAATGGAGGCTAGCCCTTTGATCCATTCTAGTGTTCAGATAACAGGTACTTCGAATTATAAAAGTACAGCCGATTCGGATGTTGTTATTATTACTGCCGGCATTGCACGTAAGCCAGGTATGTCTCGTGACGAACTATGCGATATTAACGCTGAGATTATCACAAATGTAGTTCATCAGGTTGTACGTTATTCACCGGATTGCACTCTTATCATTCTAAGTAATCCAGTTGATATAATGACATACATTGCTCTAAAAGCGTCACGTTTTACTCGGAATCGGGTTATCGGTCAATCCGGTGTACTTGATACAGCACGATTTCGGTACTTTGTAGCGGATGAGCTTAAAGTGTCTTCCGAAGATGTGACAGGATTTGTTCTAGGGGTTCATGGCGATGACATGGTACCACTTGTACGCTATTGTTCTGTCCATGGAATACCAATTCAGCAATTGCTTAGTGAGGAAAAAATTAAAAAAATCATCGAACGAACTCGTCATGCCGGTGCGGAAATTGTGAATTTGTTAGGCGATGGAAGTGCATATTATGCGCCTGCTGCTGCTTTAACAGCAATAGTAGAGTCGATTTTGTTGGATCAGCATCGTGTAATGCCTTGTGTGGTACACTTAGAAGGAGAACTAGGGTATAAAGATTTGGTACTAAGTGTTCCTGCTGTTATCGGAAAAAATGGAGTTGAAAAAATATTATCCATTGAGCTACTGCCTGACGAAAGGGAACTAATAGATCGATCTGTTGCATCAGTGAGATGTGGAATTAATTCTATTTTAGAGCGCAAAATTCAGTTGATTAGTTAAGACCATATCAAAGTAAAGTAAATAAAATATTTATAAAGTGAGGGTGGGTTAGTATGAGATTAGCATGTTTGCAGGTAGAAGCTCAAGACTGGAAAGAGTCTGGAAAAGCCTGGGCTGAAATAAAAAAATTAATCGTTGAAGCCTCCCAAAATCATGATCTACTTATAGTTCCAGAAAGTGTTTTTCCAGCTTACTTTTTACCTTCTTATGAAAAGCCGGAAGTTGAGGAAACCATCGAAACGATTCTGGATGAGATAAAAGAAATCTGTAAGCAAACAAAGACGTATATTGCTTTTGGCTACGCCTACAATAATGAAAACCTAGCTAGTCTTATTAACCCTCAAGGAGACGAAATTGCCAGAAAATCGAAAAGCAATCTCTGGCACTTTGATAAGAGATGGTTTAGTCAAGGGGCTGAAGTCGTAACAGCAGATACTGAATTTGGTAAAGTAGGTATCGTTATCTGTGCAGATGCACGTTTACCGGAGTTGGTGCGGTGCGTTGCCTTGGAGAATGTAAAACTAGTTATTGACTTGGCAAACCTTACGGCAACTGGACCAGAGATAAAAAAGCTAAGTAATGCTCAGAGCGACTATATGCTTGCTACAAGAGCTCGTGAAAATAAAGTCTGGCTGGCTGTTTCCGATAAATGGGGTGTCGAAGCAGAAACAGTGACCTATGCAGGCCGTTCTGCTGTTTATAGTCCGGATGGAATCTGTGTTGCGCAGGCCCCATCAGATCAGAATATGATCGTTTCAGTAGAGATCCCAACAGATGCTAAGGGCCAGATTGAATGTGTTGTTGAGGAGGATCTACCCCTCAGACGCCCGGATCTATATACTGTATTAACGACTGAAACAAAAAAATTACCGATTTACAACTGCTTGACAGAACCTGTTGTACCCGAACTTTTAACACCATACATCACCGTAAGCAGTTCTTTCGATAATGATGATTTTAAGAATGTTGATTTTAAAGACGCTAGAGTTAGACATGTTAAACGTCTTTTAGAACAAGAGCCAAATCTCATTGTTCTACCTGCAATTAGTGGTGAAGATGATACTACTTCCTATCAAGGTTTATTAAGTGATAATCAATATATTATAATGACCGGCTCTGCCGATGGAAGAACAAGAACCTGTTTAATCAGTAACAAGGAAGTTTTAGGTAGCTATGGCACCATGGATTCAGTTCCACAAAGTGATGCTATTAACCCAGAAAATAGTTTTCCTTTAGTTCAAAGCCTGCCCTTTGGTAATATAGGCTTTCTTCATGAAAAAGAAATGTTGTTACCTGAAGCTGCCCGTTGTTTAATGCTTAGTGGGGCCGATGCCGTCATTTGGCAGCATGGCATGTCCTTTGAAAAGGCCGCCCCTTTAGCTCGGACTCGGGCCGCGGAGAATCGGATTTTCATTATTGCAGTTTATTCCGACGTTCTTGGTAATTCTTCAAGTGCAGCAAGTTTTATCGTTGATCCGTCAGGAGGTATCATTGCATCAACTTTGCTTGGTAAGTCGCTTCATGCCACAGGTACTTACTGTAATTTCTGCAATGCACGCTTAAAAGCAGTAGTGCCTGGTACTCATATTGTTCTAGATCGGATTCCAGGTCATTATGAAAAGTTAACTCAAAACAATTAAAACAAGAACTGCCTTCACAATGTAAACATTGGATGTGAAGGCAGTTCTTAGTCTCACTCAAAAAAGTAATTATTTTAATAAGTCATAGGATTCCAAAGCAAATAAATAGGCAAACTTGAACTCTGGGATGTCTAGATCATGCTTTATGAGTTCTTTAATCTTCTTTATCCGGTAACTTACAGTGTTAGGGTGGACAAACATTT from Desulfitobacterium dichloroeliminans LMG P-21439 encodes the following:
- a CDS encoding dihydroorotase, translating into MYDLQIVNAKIVTEQGKIDGCITINNGKIEAISSTPLVNAKETIDAKGLFVLPGFIDQHVHFMDLGESEREDYIHGTTAAAMAGVTTVIEHTHSRPILKVEDFSKYKEYFEQRALVDFGFAAHIWPGQYEELEKLWQEGVSYFKMFTCTTHGVPGQDNASIYGAFSKVASFGGSVLVHCEDEALTAENEKILKENNREDGHVIQEWRSKDAEAVSVANVCFIAKETGARVTIAHLSHPDVVRTVLQAKASGANVLSEICPQYLYLEENTLAERGSFGKFTPPSRSAQESEELMELVGNGDLDILASDHAPSTKQHKTSGSIWKTPFGLPGIDTTSSVMLTAVNKGKLSLERFVQMYSENPAKALGLYPKKGCIRVGADADLVLVDMERQWTIQEDSIQSKAKWTPFEGFECIGKAVMTLLRGQVIMSEGQLLGKPGDGKYVKRA
- a CDS encoding TRAP transporter substrate-binding protein, with product MKKVIGLILAVTLTLTGCASKTNSGGDSSNAGSSEKQIVMKIGHTQIEQSPRHAVSLKFKEYVEKESNGRIAVQIYPNSQLGNSKEQVEGLQTGSIEMVVFPTTSVTDFQPIFTLPDIPYLFPTDQQKLLELYKTDEFKAFMATGDEKGFKALATLFEGYSTISSKDPVTEADQLKDMKLRIIGSNIAKTYYTNLGVPPNVIAFSEVYTSLQTGRINSLDIPISQMYENKFYEVCENMTETKHFALTSFIMVNKNWYDALPEDLQKIITDGAEVAAPAAAGVVDDTTAKARTDMPGVQFLQPSEDLVEKLKEQTSKMEEEYVKINGDKGKQILDGIKQAIQGLN
- a CDS encoding M24 family metallopeptidase, with product MVKIEHNVRYQGRPSKVEMERRWNLAKEFMKERGLDYVVTQANEGVLCQYVRWFAEVRSLHYTYLLFDKDGGMTMISHGGTGGKAVPWEVGLTNNIAIPVFNNACYADSFGAQKAVEVIQKKGCKKLGFIGMNLITAGFYNNLLKGLPGVETVDVTDEFDYLVAVKSEEEMSFLQDACDLHDAAAYAIPSLVYAGRLEREFGADLHRLALLMGADEYLSNLFVCSSRLAGPMYHIHYQNKIIQEGDALNVLFEVPNLVGYYADLHRYFNVGTPAPEMVEVMAAGEVLQDYLADLCRPGVRGKEVFAACNEWLTRHGFDPEIRLCGHGQGYGLVERPYFDAFDDMVLQENMYLAIHPTVKAKGASVQIGDNFVVTADGAKRMTKHPRGLTII
- a CDS encoding TRAP transporter small permease, with protein sequence MGDTAKDTSKYKVLITLDNLQTKIEKGVVSLGLIFATLILFLNILYSAIAGTTVPWASEITQYIMVWVIFIGASLLMRSTGHVTMDLIARFISKKVVLYLDVFIYTIVCVFLAYLSYIGWNMTLDVYMTGQSMSTINASMAWVYLGFPVGVFLMAINALKLVAIKLRQAMRGEIT
- a CDS encoding isocitrate/isopropylmalate family dehydrogenase is translated as MKKYNIAVIPLDGVGKDVIPLGAKAMQLAQQILSGFELDFQYYDAGVEYAVKTGKMCEENLGEEVAKAHAMLCGSSGHYDVEMSKSEYPGYKTGMQVLQFLRSGMGNSIGLRPLKLLKGIDCPLKNKEEIDVLLVRQLAEGFYIRPGHMIGEDAAYDTIVVTRSTTEKFADACFKYARGRNGRRSDGKRMVTLGNKHGNVTCFDFYRKIFTEISANYPDIELHFTQVDALAEHLIKDPDRFDVIACENMIGDIIGDIGAYITGGMGITPTADVGGVTPQFRPNHGTFPRAVGKGFANPFASILTGSLLLDTIGNDCGDDNLRMGAKLIQKAVEYNLTTGSPKTKDFGGSANTFEVAEAVFKAMQVVKF
- a CDS encoding nitrilase-related carbon-nitrogen hydrolase; translated protein: MRLACLQVEAQDWKESGKAWAEIKKLIVEASQNHDLLIVPESVFPAYFLPSYEKPEVEETIETILDEIKEICKQTKTYIAFGYAYNNENLASLINPQGDEIARKSKSNLWHFDKRWFSQGAEVVTADTEFGKVGIVICADARLPELVRCVALENVKLVIDLANLTATGPEIKKLSNAQSDYMLATRARENKVWLAVSDKWGVEAETVTYAGRSAVYSPDGICVAQAPSDQNMIVSVEIPTDAKGQIECVVEEDLPLRRPDLYTVLTTETKKLPIYNCLTEPVVPELLTPYITVSSSFDNDDFKNVDFKDARVRHVKRLLEQEPNLIVLPAISGEDDTTSYQGLLSDNQYIIMTGSADGRTRTCLISNKEVLGSYGTMDSVPQSDAINPENSFPLVQSLPFGNIGFLHEKEMLLPEAARCLMLSGADAVIWQHGMSFEKAAPLARTRAAENRIFIIAVYSDVLGNSSSAASFIVDPSGGIIASTLLGKSLHATGTYCNFCNARLKAVVPGTHIVLDRIPGHYEKLTQNN
- the mdh gene encoding malate dehydrogenase, which gives rise to MTKKITVIGSGFTGTTTAFMLAMKGLGDIVLLDTPSKENPTKGKALDIMEASPLIHSSVQITGTSNYKSTADSDVVIITAGIARKPGMSRDELCDINAEIITNVVHQVVRYSPDCTLIILSNPVDIMTYIALKASRFTRNRVIGQSGVLDTARFRYFVADELKVSSEDVTGFVLGVHGDDMVPLVRYCSVHGIPIQQLLSEEKIKKIIERTRHAGAEIVNLLGDGSAYYAPAAALTAIVESILLDQHRVMPCVVHLEGELGYKDLVLSVPAVIGKNGVEKILSIELLPDERELIDRSVASVRCGINSILERKIQLIS
- a CDS encoding TRAP transporter large permease; translation: MTTGVFLVILMIALLFIGFPVFVALSMPATLAVLLFLSGVEPTIVVQRMISGVNSFTLLSLPLFVLLADIIARGVMGDKIINMTKDMVGHFKGGIAITVVLASLVFGAISGSGTASMLALGSVFLVALRQGNYDDIFSYGLISTSSSLSSLIPPGVAMILYATITGTSVQDVFLVGLSMGIVFGVILAAYGVFYAIKNKIPVIGKFNARACLKSLKEGFWTILAPVLILGGIYGGFVTPTEAAALAVVYALVIEVFVYRSFKLKEIFGIAIQSAKTSTMILVLISAGTIMSWVMTIAQIPQTVGQLLLNVPDSMVLLIITIVFIVLGMFIDGFSAMVIMVPILFPVIQRMGMDPSLFGVLIVLNTAIGTNTPPFGIHIFAGVSKFNVSYLTMVRALMPFVILSLISLLIFTYIPGVAMWLPNLLKLF